The following coding sequences are from one Pusillimonas sp. DMV24BSW_D window:
- a CDS encoding LysR family transcriptional regulator, translated as MDYTHTLDVPLLKAFVAIYETGSVTAAAERLTLTQPTISYTLARLREILNDRLFIREGRTMVPTRRAQDCYEKFRAILHQIDELVDQQRAFNPTLSNRRFRLAMSDIGALAFLPPLLKYIQHNAPGIEIETMQAPPETLPEALALGKIDAAVGNLPLIGKLTESALLLKEEYWCLLSSSHPTIKTQLSLETYLTARHAHVSSELTGHKHLESILRNAGIVRKIALQVQQFTVLPHLITSTDLLVIVPGTIGRMFEGYGGLKLLPLPFEVPPLEVRVHWDRQQGQNAPQAWLIETIRKTMSNL; from the coding sequence ATGGACTACACACATACCCTCGACGTTCCGTTGCTTAAAGCCTTTGTGGCCATTTATGAAACGGGCAGCGTCACAGCCGCCGCCGAGCGGCTGACACTCACGCAACCCACAATAAGTTATACGCTGGCCCGCTTGCGTGAGATTCTGAACGACAGGCTTTTTATCCGGGAAGGCCGCACCATGGTTCCAACCCGGCGTGCGCAGGATTGCTACGAAAAATTCCGTGCCATTTTGCATCAGATTGATGAACTGGTTGATCAGCAACGTGCGTTTAACCCCACACTGTCGAACCGCCGATTCAGGTTGGCCATGTCGGATATTGGAGCATTGGCGTTTTTACCGCCACTGCTTAAATACATTCAGCACAATGCGCCAGGTATCGAAATCGAGACAATGCAAGCGCCGCCGGAAACGCTCCCGGAAGCGTTGGCGTTAGGAAAAATCGATGCCGCCGTTGGGAATTTGCCGCTCATCGGCAAACTGACTGAAAGCGCGCTGCTATTAAAAGAGGAATACTGGTGTTTGCTGTCGTCGAGCCATCCCACGATCAAAACGCAATTGAGCCTGGAGACCTACCTGACCGCGCGCCACGCCCATGTATCATCGGAACTAACAGGCCACAAACACTTGGAGTCCATTCTTCGTAACGCCGGCATCGTCAGGAAAATTGCCCTGCAGGTTCAACAGTTCACGGTGTTGCCGCACTTAATCACATCAACGGATCTTTTGGTTATTGTGCCAGGCACCATTGGGCGCATGTTTGAAGGATATGGTGGCCTTAAATTACTGCCCCTGCCTTTTGAGGTGCCGCCGTTAGAGGTGCGGGTTCACTGGGATCGCCAGCAGGGGCAAAACGCGCCCCAAGCCTGGCTCATTGAAACAATCCGTAAAACGATGAGCAACCTTTAA
- a CDS encoding TRAP transporter large permease has protein sequence MEWTVALSILVGTLAFCLLLGLPVAVSFFGVNIVGAFIFLGGEVGLVQMTRNVVTAITNYNLAPIPLFILMGEILLHSGMAFKAIDAIERLITKIPGRMSVVAVVAGTVFSALSGSTIANTAMLGRSLMPEMLRRGYHPTLSMGPIMATGGIAMLIPPSALAVLVGSLAGMSISRLLIAGILPALIMATLFFGYIVVRAKLRPQDAPADDPVQRSLKDRWMPFLIYVVPLSGILIVVVGSLLGGIATPTESAALGVIASFVAAAGYRCLSWSVIWATLRETARTSAMILFIIMASTTFSQILSFSGATSGMVSLITNAGADPFMVLLAMILVLLILGCFIDQVSMVMITVPLFIPVANSVGIDLIWLGVIYLLTMEMAFLTPPFGLLLFVMKGIAPESIGIKTVYRAAMPFLAMMFTVLILVLIFPGIGLWLPSLMR, from the coding sequence ATGGAATGGACCGTCGCACTTTCGATTTTGGTGGGTACGCTGGCATTTTGCCTTCTCCTGGGGTTGCCTGTAGCAGTAAGCTTTTTTGGCGTCAATATTGTTGGGGCTTTCATTTTTCTGGGCGGCGAGGTTGGGTTGGTTCAGATGACCCGCAACGTGGTCACCGCCATTACAAACTATAATCTTGCCCCCATACCATTGTTCATCCTTATGGGTGAAATTCTATTGCACTCGGGTATGGCATTTAAGGCAATTGATGCAATTGAACGGCTTATTACCAAGATACCCGGGCGAATGTCGGTAGTGGCTGTAGTTGCAGGTACCGTTTTTTCGGCCTTATCGGGGTCAACCATTGCGAACACCGCCATGTTGGGTCGTTCACTCATGCCCGAGATGTTGCGCCGGGGCTACCACCCCACCTTATCGATGGGTCCCATTATGGCGACGGGTGGGATTGCCATGTTGATCCCGCCTTCCGCCTTGGCGGTTCTGGTAGGTAGTTTGGCGGGGATGTCGATTTCGCGATTGTTGATCGCGGGTATTCTGCCGGCGCTCATCATGGCGACTTTATTTTTCGGTTATATCGTTGTACGGGCGAAATTGCGGCCTCAAGACGCCCCTGCCGACGATCCCGTACAGCGCAGCCTGAAAGATCGCTGGATGCCGTTTTTGATTTACGTGGTTCCCTTGTCCGGTATTCTCATTGTCGTAGTGGGTTCGTTGTTGGGTGGTATTGCAACACCCACCGAATCGGCTGCCCTGGGTGTTATTGCCTCATTTGTGGCCGCCGCCGGGTATCGCTGCTTAAGCTGGTCGGTTATTTGGGCTACTTTGCGCGAAACGGCCCGCACCAGCGCCATGATTCTTTTCATCATTATGGCGTCCACCACCTTCAGCCAGATTTTGTCTTTTTCAGGTGCCACCTCGGGCATGGTGAGCCTTATTACCAATGCCGGCGCCGACCCGTTTATGGTGTTGCTAGCCATGATTCTGGTGTTGCTTATTTTGGGTTGCTTCATCGATCAGGTCAGCATGGTCATGATAACGGTGCCGCTTTTTATCCCGGTAGCTAATTCGGTGGGTATTGACCTAATCTGGTTGGGTGTTATTTATCTTCTCACCATGGAAATGGCATTCCTCACGCCGCCATTTGGGCTGCTGCTGTTCGTCATGAAAGGGATTGCGCCGGAAAGTATTGGAATCAAAACGGTTTACCGCGCAGCAATGCCATTCCTGGCAATGATGTTCACAGTTCTGATCCTGGTGCTTATTTTCCCGGGAATCGGGTTATGGCTACCCAGCCTGATGAGATAA
- a CDS encoding TRAP transporter small permease has translation MASPNPVARAYNGLITCLAVISGFIFGLMAFFIGADVFMRNVMDSGMPWVIEATEYAMYVATVFAAPWVLREGSHVSVDVITSVLPQRYGRYVVLLASLLGSVICLIVFYYSAIATINAFERSSMVYKSFTIPEWWVNVFVPFGMALMTIEFFLLFLSRLIHPSTATSGNQV, from the coding sequence ATGGCATCCCCCAATCCTGTCGCGCGTGCATACAATGGACTCATCACTTGTCTTGCCGTCATATCCGGGTTCATTTTTGGTTTAATGGCTTTCTTTATCGGGGCCGACGTTTTCATGCGCAACGTCATGGATTCCGGCATGCCTTGGGTTATTGAAGCGACAGAGTACGCTATGTATGTGGCAACGGTGTTTGCCGCACCGTGGGTTTTGCGGGAAGGAAGCCACGTCAGTGTCGATGTCATAACATCCGTGTTACCCCAGCGATATGGTCGGTACGTTGTTCTTCTGGCTTCGTTGTTGGGTTCAGTAATTTGCCTGATTGTGTTTTATTACAGTGCAATAGCAACCATCAACGCATTCGAGCGCTCCAGCATGGTTTATAAATCGTTCACAATCCCAGAGTGGTGGGTAAACGTTTTCGTTCCCTTTGGCATGGCTTTAATGACAATTGAGTTCTTTCTTTTGTTTTTGAGTCGCCTGATTCATCCCTCAACAGCAACTTCAGGAAATCAGGTTTAA
- the dctP gene encoding TRAP transporter substrate-binding protein DctP: protein MKLLKKVASALAVATIFAAGSASADEVVLRAVNAFQPGSVVAKPFERFVEHVNKEGKGLVQINLIGGPSAIPPFEIGNAVSSGVVDMAYVTSAFYPNLLPEGAAIKLTERPMSELRENGGWELLNELHNKKMNVWYLARSGEGVPFHLYVNKPVEKADLSGLTLRVTPVYRSFFEKLGANAIQTPPSEVYTTLERGVADGYGWPIQGILDLGWHEVTKARVDPGFYQVEVNALVNLDKWNSLTDEQRAFLTEMGLWLEGLNAENAAINEAEKKKQADAGMVVYELTGAEREKWINQARESGWAEVEEVAPESAARLRELLAKE from the coding sequence ATGAAATTATTAAAGAAAGTTGCCAGTGCGCTGGCGGTTGCTACGATCTTTGCGGCGGGTTCCGCTTCGGCCGACGAAGTCGTACTACGCGCTGTGAATGCGTTCCAGCCGGGTTCAGTGGTTGCCAAACCTTTCGAGCGTTTTGTTGAGCACGTCAACAAGGAAGGCAAAGGTTTGGTTCAAATTAATCTTATCGGTGGTCCTTCCGCGATTCCTCCTTTTGAAATCGGTAACGCCGTGTCGTCGGGTGTTGTCGATATGGCTTATGTCACCAGCGCGTTTTATCCAAACCTGCTGCCTGAAGGTGCTGCAATCAAGCTTACCGAACGCCCCATGAGCGAGTTGCGTGAAAACGGGGGTTGGGAGCTGCTGAATGAGCTGCACAACAAGAAAATGAATGTCTGGTACCTTGCACGCTCGGGTGAAGGGGTGCCGTTCCATTTGTATGTGAACAAGCCCGTCGAGAAAGCAGATCTTTCCGGTCTTACACTTCGCGTGACGCCCGTTTATCGTTCCTTCTTCGAGAAGTTGGGTGCAAATGCCATCCAAACGCCCCCGTCCGAGGTATATACAACGTTGGAGCGTGGTGTGGCCGATGGCTACGGTTGGCCGATTCAGGGCATTCTCGATTTAGGTTGGCACGAAGTGACCAAAGCACGCGTTGACCCTGGTTTTTATCAGGTCGAGGTGAACGCTTTGGTTAACCTCGACAAATGGAACTCACTGACCGATGAGCAGCGTGCCTTCCTGACGGAAATGGGGCTGTGGCTTGAAGGTTTGAATGCAGAGAACGCAGCCATTAACGAAGCAGAGAAGAAGAAACAGGCAGACGCCGGTATGGTTGTTTATGAATTAACCGGTGCCGAGCGTGAAAAGTGGATTAACCAGGCACGTGAGTCTGGTTGGGCAGAGGTAGAAGAAGTTGCGCCTGAATCTGCTGCACGTCTGCGTGAGTTGCTGGCCAAAGAGTAA
- the ychF gene encoding redox-regulated ATPase YchF — protein sequence MALQCGIVGLPNVGKSTLFNALTKAGIAAENYPFCTIEPNVGVVEVPDPRLQALAEIAKPERVLPAVVEFVDIAGLVAGASKGEGLGNQFLANIRETDAIVHVVRCFEDENVVHVAGRVDPVSDIEVINTELALADLATAEKSLQRHQKTARAGDKEAARMVSLLEKVIPSLNEAKAVRSLGLDEDDLLLLKPLCFITAKPCMYVANVIESGFENNPYLKAVQDYAKAENAPVVAVCAAVEAEISDLEDEDKAVFLADMGMDEPGLNRVIRAGYRLLGLQTYFTAGVKEVRAWTIRIGDTAPKAAGVIHTDFERGFIRAQTIAYDDFIACKGEQGAKEAGKMRAEGKEYVVKDGDVLNFLFNV from the coding sequence ATGGCTTTGCAATGTGGCATTGTTGGCTTACCCAATGTTGGTAAATCAACTTTATTTAACGCGCTAACCAAGGCGGGTATCGCCGCTGAAAACTATCCTTTTTGTACGATTGAGCCGAATGTCGGCGTGGTTGAAGTGCCCGATCCGCGCTTGCAGGCCCTGGCTGAAATCGCCAAGCCCGAACGCGTGTTGCCCGCCGTGGTGGAGTTCGTTGACATTGCGGGTTTGGTTGCAGGGGCTTCCAAAGGCGAAGGCTTGGGGAACCAGTTTCTTGCCAACATTCGTGAAACCGATGCCATTGTGCATGTAGTGCGCTGTTTCGAAGACGAGAACGTGGTTCACGTAGCCGGGCGTGTTGACCCCGTTTCTGACATTGAAGTCATTAATACAGAGTTGGCGTTGGCCGATTTGGCGACCGCCGAAAAATCACTTCAGCGTCACCAGAAAACGGCGCGGGCGGGCGATAAAGAAGCAGCCAGGATGGTGTCGTTGCTCGAGAAAGTGATTCCCTCTTTAAATGAGGCGAAAGCCGTGCGTTCTTTGGGTTTGGATGAGGACGACCTGTTGTTGTTGAAACCTTTGTGTTTCATTACCGCCAAGCCTTGTATGTATGTGGCAAACGTCATTGAAAGCGGTTTCGAAAATAACCCGTATTTAAAGGCGGTTCAGGATTACGCCAAGGCCGAAAATGCGCCGGTGGTGGCGGTTTGCGCTGCGGTAGAAGCTGAAATTTCTGATCTTGAAGACGAAGACAAGGCCGTGTTTCTGGCGGATATGGGCATGGACGAACCCGGGTTGAATCGTGTGATTCGTGCAGGCTATCGCTTGCTTGGTTTGCAAACATACTTCACCGCCGGCGTAAAAGAAGTACGTGCCTGGACGATTCGTATCGGGGATACCGCACCGAAGGCGGCTGGAGTTATTCACACCGACTTTGAACGAGGCTTTATTCGCGCACAAACGATCGCCTACGACGATTTCATCGCATGTAAAGGCGAGCAGGGCGCGAAAGAGGCGGGCAAAATGCGTGCCGAAGGCAAGGAGTACGTCGTTAAAGACGGTGATGTATTAAACTTCTTGTTTAACGTTTAA
- a CDS encoding CPBP family glutamic-type intramembrane protease: MGVKVAWPSFSAELRDFIAFIKQPNLRRLPGRSARRGWLEDWFAHLDFARLLKWAGLLWLMNMVVLGPIAVAAAGAGGAEHRLRLDALPWLQALVWAPIVEELVFRYGLRMPGHALWLVPVSVYALLSGPQWGSAFLVGLVVLACWWPYLFRSSAAPKPLPWRLRKTYRRYFGVVVHLSCLLFAAVHLGNFSYNETPLWLLPFLVLPQWVTGLALAWLRVRRGIGAAMVLHGIFNGGPLLVIWLVISWLPPQ, from the coding sequence ATGGGAGTTAAGGTGGCGTGGCCCTCATTTTCCGCTGAACTGCGCGACTTTATTGCCTTCATCAAGCAACCCAATCTACGTCGTTTGCCTGGCCGGTCGGCGCGCAGAGGGTGGCTGGAAGACTGGTTTGCTCATCTGGATTTTGCGCGGCTACTGAAATGGGCCGGCTTGCTTTGGCTAATGAATATGGTGGTATTGGGGCCAATTGCCGTTGCCGCCGCCGGCGCGGGCGGGGCCGAGCACCGCTTGCGTCTCGACGCTTTGCCCTGGTTGCAGGCGCTTGTTTGGGCACCCATCGTGGAAGAACTGGTGTTTCGCTACGGCCTTCGCATGCCGGGGCACGCGCTGTGGCTCGTACCCGTGAGCGTTTATGCCTTGTTATCAGGCCCGCAATGGGGTTCGGCTTTTTTGGTTGGGTTGGTTGTGCTGGCGTGCTGGTGGCCCTATTTGTTTCGGTCGAGTGCTGCTCCAAAGCCGCTACCCTGGCGGTTACGCAAAACCTACCGCCGTTATTTCGGGGTGGTGGTACATCTGTCATGCTTGCTGTTTGCCGCCGTGCATTTAGGTAACTTTTCTTATAATGAAACACCATTGTGGTTACTGCCTTTTCTGGTGTTGCCGCAATGGGTTACCGGTTTGGCTTTGGCTTGGCTTCGGGTGCGCCGGGGTATCGGTGCGGCGATGGTGCTCCATGGTATTTTTAACGGTGGCCCGCTTTTGGTGATCTGGTTGGTGATCAGTTGGTTGCCACCCCAGTAA
- the pth gene encoding aminoacyl-tRNA hydrolase yields MTTGIRLIVGLGNPGPEYDATRHNAGFWLADQVARDLSAQFSIEKSFFSWVAKARVQGDAVIIAKPMTFMNRSGQATGALMRFYKLMPEQVLVLHDELDLLPGDAKLKQGGGHAGHNGLRDIQSQLGSAAFWRLRIGIGHPRTLGLNQQVVGFVLNPPRREDTLKIESALDRCRAVVPALIEGRFEQAINQLHSGNGS; encoded by the coding sequence ATGACGACTGGCATCAGATTGATAGTGGGTTTGGGAAACCCGGGGCCGGAGTACGATGCTACCCGCCATAACGCCGGGTTTTGGCTGGCCGATCAGGTCGCGCGCGATCTTTCCGCTCAATTCAGCATTGAAAAATCTTTTTTTTCGTGGGTTGCCAAGGCACGTGTTCAAGGCGACGCCGTTATCATTGCCAAGCCGATGACGTTTATGAATCGGTCCGGGCAGGCAACGGGCGCGTTAATGCGGTTTTATAAGCTGATGCCTGAGCAAGTTCTTGTTTTGCACGATGAACTGGATTTGCTTCCCGGAGATGCGAAGTTGAAGCAAGGCGGCGGTCATGCGGGGCATAACGGCCTGCGCGACATCCAATCCCAATTGGGTAGCGCCGCATTCTGGCGTTTGCGTATCGGTATCGGGCATCCTCGTACGCTGGGCCTGAATCAACAGGTGGTGGGCTTTGTGTTGAATCCCCCGCGGCGTGAAGACACGTTAAAAATCGAATCTGCACTCGATCGCTGCCGTGCTGTTGTGCCTGCCTTAATTGAAGGCCGGTTTGAGCAGGCGATCAATCAGTTGCATAGTGGCAATGGGAGTTAA
- a CDS encoding 50S ribosomal protein L25/general stress protein Ctc gives MKFNATLRSVQGTSASRRLRHAGRVPAIVYGGEEKPLNIELDHNEIFHALRKEEFHASILDMNVDGKEQKVLLRAVQWHPYKQLVLHIDFQRVDASHVITTKIPLHFVNGETSPAVKLGGAVISHVMTELEITCLPANLPQFIEVDLAKMVAGESVHLDAVTLPKGVTFAAHGGDTNPALAVALVKGGAKNAGGSDDDEAEGEEASSDDA, from the coding sequence ATGAAATTTAATGCCACTTTGCGTAGCGTACAAGGTACGAGTGCGAGCCGCCGCCTGCGCCACGCAGGCCGTGTTCCCGCCATTGTTTACGGCGGTGAAGAAAAGCCGTTGAACATTGAGCTTGATCACAATGAAATTTTCCATGCCTTACGCAAGGAAGAGTTCCATGCCTCTATTCTCGACATGAATGTCGATGGCAAAGAGCAGAAGGTATTGTTGCGTGCGGTTCAATGGCACCCATACAAGCAGCTCGTTTTGCACATCGACTTTCAACGTGTAGACGCCTCGCATGTTATTACTACCAAGATACCGCTGCATTTCGTGAATGGTGAAACGTCTCCCGCCGTGAAGTTGGGTGGCGCGGTTATCAGTCATGTGATGACTGAACTGGAAATTACCTGCTTGCCCGCCAACTTGCCTCAATTCATTGAGGTTGATCTGGCCAAGATGGTTGCGGGTGAAAGTGTTCACCTTGATGCGGTTACCTTGCCCAAGGGTGTTACGTTTGCTGCGCACGGCGGCGATACGAACCCTGCATTGGCTGTGGCCCTGGTTAAGGGCGGCGCCAAGAACGCTGGTGGTAGCGATGACGACGAAGCCGAAGGTGAAGAAGCCTCGTCCGACGACGCTTAA
- a CDS encoding ribose-phosphate pyrophosphokinase gives MAQDRFMIFTGTANPRLAVDVVNHLDMSLGKMTVGRFSDGEVMVEINENVRGKDVFVLQPTCAPTNDNLMEIMVMVDALRRASAGRITAALPYFGYARQDRRPRSARVSISAKVVANMLQVVGVDRVMTMDLHADQIQGFFDIPVDNVYAGPILLGDIWRRNYKDVVVVSPDIGGVVRARALAKQLEADLAIIDKRRPRANVSEVMNIIGEIEGRTCIIMDDMVDTAGTLCKAAQALKERGALGVYAYCTHPVLSGQAVERITTSDLDELVVTDTIPLSEPAKECGKIRQLSCASLLGETMLRISNAESVSSLFVD, from the coding sequence ATGGCACAAGACAGATTCATGATCTTTACCGGCACAGCCAACCCCCGTCTGGCCGTTGACGTTGTCAATCATCTCGATATGTCGCTTGGCAAAATGACGGTAGGTCGTTTCTCAGACGGCGAAGTGATGGTTGAGATCAACGAGAACGTGCGTGGCAAAGACGTCTTTGTGCTGCAGCCAACCTGTGCGCCCACGAACGACAATCTCATGGAAATCATGGTAATGGTCGATGCGCTACGTCGCGCATCCGCAGGCCGCATTACAGCGGCCTTGCCTTATTTTGGCTACGCACGCCAAGACCGTCGCCCACGTTCCGCGCGTGTTTCCATCTCCGCCAAAGTGGTTGCCAATATGCTGCAGGTGGTGGGTGTGGATCGCGTCATGACAATGGATTTGCACGCCGATCAAATTCAGGGCTTCTTCGACATTCCCGTTGATAACGTCTACGCCGGGCCCATTTTGCTTGGTGATATCTGGCGCCGTAACTATAAAGATGTTGTTGTTGTATCGCCCGATATCGGCGGTGTGGTGCGTGCCCGCGCACTGGCAAAGCAACTTGAAGCCGACCTGGCTATTATCGACAAACGTCGCCCGCGCGCCAACGTGTCGGAAGTGATGAATATTATTGGTGAAATAGAGGGGCGCACGTGCATCATTATGGATGACATGGTCGATACCGCCGGCACCCTTTGCAAGGCAGCACAGGCGTTGAAGGAACGCGGTGCGTTGGGTGTGTATGCCTACTGTACTCATCCGGTTCTGTCGGGTCAGGCGGTTGAGCGAATCACCACCTCCGATCTCGATGAGCTCGTTGTAACTGATACCATTCCGCTCTCGGAACCGGCTAAAGAATGTGGGAAGATTCGCCAGCTTTCATGTGCCTCCCTGTTAGGCGAGACGATGTTGCGTATTTCGAATGCCGAGTCGGTAAGTTCGTTGTTCGTTGATTGA
- the ispE gene encoding 4-(cytidine 5'-diphospho)-2-C-methyl-D-erythritol kinase codes for MNLSALYDVPAPAKLNLFLHVTGRRPDGYHLLQSVFRFIDLCDYLDFEVRSDGQIVCESPLAGLSSDDDLVVRAARALQSATGVKLGAQIQYRKAIPSGGGLGGGSSDAASTLIALNRLWKTGLSRAELMRLALPLGADVPVFVFGQNAFAQGVGEDLQRVELSSVSYVVVQPALHVATGHVFSDPDLTRDTKPIIITDFAEWQKLADNRLRVAQSAGLNVIGTSQENGVRPLYGWNDLQPIVLARYPIVKQAYNLLLELGLKPRMTGSGACLFVEFVTTEHAQAFQQKIVAKIACYGNDSTKVVSNTWVCSGLQEHPLYHWLNS; via the coding sequence ATAAATTTGTCTGCGCTTTACGACGTTCCGGCTCCCGCCAAATTGAATTTGTTTTTGCACGTCACAGGGCGTCGCCCCGACGGTTATCATCTCCTGCAGTCTGTTTTTCGCTTTATTGATTTGTGTGACTACCTGGATTTTGAGGTACGTTCCGACGGGCAGATTGTCTGTGAGTCACCGTTGGCCGGACTGAGTTCAGACGACGACCTGGTTGTCAGGGCGGCACGGGCGCTGCAATCGGCAACGGGCGTCAAGTTAGGGGCACAAATTCAGTATCGCAAAGCCATTCCTTCGGGTGGTGGCCTGGGGGGCGGATCAAGCGATGCCGCCAGCACGCTTATTGCCCTGAACCGTCTTTGGAAAACAGGTTTGTCGCGTGCCGAGCTCATGCGTTTGGCCCTGCCGTTGGGAGCCGATGTGCCGGTGTTTGTATTCGGGCAAAACGCTTTTGCGCAAGGTGTGGGTGAAGATCTGCAACGCGTTGAGCTGAGCAGCGTCAGTTATGTTGTTGTTCAACCTGCTCTGCACGTGGCGACAGGACACGTTTTTTCCGACCCTGATTTGACAAGAGATACAAAGCCCATCATAATTACGGACTTTGCTGAGTGGCAAAAGTTAGCCGATAACAGGTTAAGGGTGGCGCAGTCGGCCGGTTTAAACGTTATTGGCACCAGCCAGGAAAATGGGGTGCGCCCCTTGTATGGTTGGAATGACTTGCAGCCTATTGTTTTGGCACGTTATCCTATTGTTAAGCAAGCATATAATTTGTTGCTTGAGCTAGGTTTAAAGCCAAGAATGACGGGTTCCGGGGCTTGTTTGTTTGTTGAATTTGTAACAACTGAGCACGCCCAGGCATTTCAACAAAAAATTGTCGCTAAAATAGCGTGCTATGGAAACGACAGTACAAAGGTCGTTAGCAACACTTGGGTTTGCTCGGGTTTGCAGGAACATCCTTTGTATCACTGGTTAAACAGTTAG
- a CDS encoding outer membrane lipoprotein LolB has translation MSQRLFMRVWVVLSLLAFLAACASPPAIQGTDRSAFSRTGRFAVTVTEPGTAPQAVQGGFAWRDSGQTQQLDLANPMGSVLVRVEISPARAVLIRSDGSREVAPDADALLAQVVGTDMPIRGLKQWLQGEVDAAATQVTRGENGRPTALVSNGWAVRLSRYDNEGPRMLVLERRHDTQQVRVRLVVDGA, from the coding sequence ATGTCGCAGCGGCTCTTCATGCGTGTGTGGGTTGTTCTCTCGCTATTGGCGTTCCTGGCGGCATGCGCATCGCCGCCGGCGATTCAGGGTACCGACCGTTCGGCATTTAGCAGAACCGGGCGGTTTGCCGTAACGGTCACTGAGCCGGGTACGGCGCCGCAGGCCGTGCAGGGGGGGTTCGCCTGGCGCGATTCGGGTCAAACACAACAGCTGGATTTGGCAAACCCTATGGGGTCGGTATTGGTCAGGGTGGAAATCAGTCCCGCGCGAGCGGTCTTGATTAGAAGCGACGGTTCCCGCGAGGTTGCGCCGGATGCCGATGCGCTTTTGGCACAGGTTGTGGGAACCGACATGCCCATACGGGGGCTTAAACAGTGGCTTCAAGGGGAAGTCGATGCAGCGGCAACCCAAGTAACGCGAGGCGAAAATGGGCGGCCGACGGCGCTTGTTTCGAATGGCTGGGCGGTCAGGCTTTCCCGTTACGACAATGAAGGGCCCCGTATGCTCGTGCTTGAACGGCGTCATGATACGCAACAGGTTCGTGTTCGTTTGGTTGTTGATGGGGCATAA